A region of Cryptococcus decagattii chromosome 3, complete sequence DNA encodes the following proteins:
- a CDS encoding phosphoribosylaminoimidazolecarboxamide formyltransferase/IMP cyclohydrolase — protein sequence MSSKAPIALLSVYDKTGLLPFAKSLKELGFRLLGSGGTAKMIREAGIEIEDVSNITKAPEMLGGRVKTLHPAVHGGILSRDIPSDLADLATNEISPITLVVCNLYPFVLQTSKPDCTLAGAIEEIDIGGVTLLRAAAKNHGRVSIISSPSDYETIVAELKAKGEVSAETRRGLAIKAFEDTKSYDEAISDYFRKVYATPGVEDDMKAGAGVGYQRLALRYGANPHQKPAQAFVEQGEMPIKVLSGSPGYINLLDALNSWALVKELAAGLNLPAAASFKHVSPAGAAVGLPLDERAAKVFGVEDLKELSPLACAYARARGADRMSSFGDFIALSHTVDTPTAKIISREVSDGVIAPGYEPEALEILRKKKGGKYCVLQMDPNYVPPEIETRQVYGISLQQKRNDCKIDESLFKNVVTANKDLPKSAITDLVVATLALKYTQSNSVCYALNGTVIGLGAGQQSRIHCTRLAGDKADNWWLRHHPRVLALPFKKGTKRADKANAIDLFVTGQAFEAEGGERAQWESLFETVPEPLTKEEREKHMKELTGVACASDAFFPFPDNVHRAKRSGATYLAAPSGSIMDKECIKAADESNLVFCHTDLRLFHH from the exons ATGTCTTCTAAGGCTCCCATCG CACTCCTCTCAGTCTACGACAAGACTGGcctccttccctttgcCAAAAGCCTCAAGGAGCTCGGCTTCAGGCTCTTGGGTAGCGGTGGTACCGCGAAGATGATCCGAGAGGCTGGTATAGAGATCGA GGATGTTTCCAATATTACCAAAGCCCCTGAGATGTTGGGCGGCCGAGTCAAGACTCTTCACCCCGCTGTTCACGGTG GTATCCTTTCTCGAGACATTCCTTCTGACCTTGCTGACCTCGCTACCAACGAGATCTCTCCCATCACTCTTGTTGTCTGCAATCTCTACCCCTTCGTTCTTCAAACCTCCAAGCCTGACTGCACCCTTGCTGGTGCCATCGAGGAGATTGATATCGGTGGTGTCACCCTCCTTCGTGCCGCTGCCAAGAATCACGGCCGTGTCTCTATtatttcttctccttccgaCTACGAGACCATCGTCGCTGAACTCAAGGCCAAGGGGGAGGTCTCTGCCGAGACCAGGAGAGGTCTTGCCATCAAGGCTTTTGAGGACACTAAGAGCTACGACGAGGCTATCAGCGACTACTTCAGGAAGGTCTACGCTACGCCAGGCGTTGAGGACGACATGAAGGCAGGTGCCGGTGTTGGATACCAGAGGCTCGCTTTGAGGTACGGTGCCAACCCTCACCAGAAACCCGCTCAGGCTTTCGTTGAGCAGGGCGAGATGCCTATCAAGGTTCTCTCTGGCTCTCCCGGTTACATCAACCTCCTTGACGCCCTCAATTCTTGGGCGCTCGTGAAGGAGCTTGCCGCCGGTCTCAACCTtcctgctgctgcttccTTCAAACACGTCTCCCCTGCCGGTGCCGCCGTTGGTCTTCCCCTCGATGAACGTGCCGCCAAGGTCTTTGGTGTTGAAGACTTGAAGGAATTGTCTCCTCTTGCTTGCGCTTACGCTAGGGCCCGAGGCGCCGACAGGATGTCCTCTTTCGGCGATTTCATCGCTCTCTCCCACACTGTCGACACTCCTACCGCCAAGATCATTTCTCGAGAAGTCTCAGACGGTGTCATCGCTCCTGGCTATGAGCCCGAGGCACTTGAGATCCTCcgcaagaagaagggtggcAAGTATTGTGTCCTCCAGATGGACCCCAATTACGTTCCCCCCGAGATCGAGACCCGACAGGTCTACGGCATTTCCCTCCAACAGAAGCGAAACGACTGCAAGATTGATGAGTCCCTCTTTAAGAACGTTGTCACCGCCAACAAGGATCTCCCCAAGTCTGCTATCACTGACCTCGTCGTCGCTACCCTCGCTCTCAAGTACACCCAATCCAACTCTGTCTGTTACGCTCTCAACGGTACCGTCATCGGTCTTGGTGCCGGCCAGCAGTCTCGTATCCACTGCACTCGTCTCGCTGGTGACAAGGCTGACAACTGGTGGCTTCGACACCACCCTCGTGTCCTCGCGTTGCCCTTCAAGAAAGGTACTAAGCGAGCCGACAAGGCCAATGCCATTGACTTGTTCGTCACCGGTCAGGCGTTTGAGGCCGAGGGTGGTGAGCGTGCTCAGTGGGAGAGCTTGTTCGAGACCGTGCCCGAGCCTTTGaccaaggaagaaagggaaaagcaCATGAAGGAGTTGACTGGTGTCGCTTGTGCTTCCGAcgccttcttccccttccccgACAATGTTCACCGAGCGAAGAGGAGCGGTGCTACCTACCTCGCGGCCCCCAGTGGAAGTATCATGGACAAGGAGTGTATTAAAGCTGCGGATGAGAGTAACTTGGTGTTCTGCCACACTGACTTGAGATTG TTCCACCATTAA